The Meiothermus ruber DSM 1279 genome includes the window CATGATTTTTTCGAAGGCTTCCACCGCGCTTAATACCTCCGGCGAACGCAGGGTGTTGCGCAGGTGCTCGAGCGAGAGCTCTTGCACGATGCCAAAAGCCGGCATGATAAAACTAGGCTTAACCCCCACCGCCGCGTGCACCAGGCCAATGCGGGCGCGCTTTTCTGCATATTCTGCGTCGTATCGCCCACAAAAAAGGCCCCGGTACCAGTCGGCAAAACTTTGATACAGACGCTCGACCCTTCCCGGAACCTCCCACAAAATGGCCCGCATCTCCTCATCCCGGCCCAGGTAATCGTAAAAAGCCAGGGCAATTTCCGAAGCCATGGGGGCCATCAGGGGCTCGAGCTTGCGCAGTGTTTGGATATGCAGCTCGAGCAGGCCGGTACGGCGTAGCAATTTGTCCAACAACACCCCTGCTTCCATGAGGGGCCATTGTACCCCAGCGTTCAGGCATCCCAGCCCCAAAGGGGGTGTGCTAGCCGAAAAACCTCGTCGCGAAGCTCATATCTACCAGCAAAAAAACGGGTGGCGCTTAAGCCACCCGTGCTGGAAAGCGCCGTTACTCGGTGCTGACCTCCTGGGCCACCTGCTGGTTGACGGGCAGCACCATGCGGAAGTGGGCCGCGGGGTCGGCCAAGAGCCGGAGCAGCCGCTCAGCTTTGTCCTCCCGCTCCGCCGCCCGCAAAGCGTCGAGGTAGGCGCTCATCAGTTCGCGCACATCGGCAATACCCCGCTCATCCAGCTTCTGGATGACCACCCTGGCCCCTTTGGCCAGCCGGCGTTGCATGGCCTCTTCGTTCAGGCCCATCTCAGGCCAGTAGCGCAGGTAGACCCGCCCGCCGGTCATACCCGAGCAGATCCAGGGGCCGGGGTCGCCCAGCACCACCGCCCGACCGCGGGTCATGTACTCGAAGGCGAAACCCTTGGCCTGGGCCCGGGCCGCGATATTACCCAGCTCGTCCTGCACCGGACGGTCGGGCTCGCCGGCCAGCACCACATCGGCCCCGGAAAGGCGGATGCAGAAGCGGCTGTCGGCCTGCCCTTCCACAATCAGCAGGCCGCCGATGGCCCCATAGGCAAAGGATTTGCCCACCGAGCCGTCCACGTACTGCCCAAAGGGGTTGCGGCCCTTCAGGATGGCCACCTTGCCGCCGTAGGCGTTCTTGGCGATGCCGTCCTGGGCGCCCCCTTCCACCACAATCTCGATCCCCTCCACATTGAACGCGGCCACCCCGTTGCCGGCCACACTACCAGCATCGAAGCGAATCTCCACCTTGGCGTCCCAGCCCTTGCCATACAGGCGGCGGCGGGCAATTTCCCCGGCCAGGTGGGTGCCCAGGGCCCGGTCGGTGGAGCCCACCGGCCCTTCCTGGAACAACAGCTCACGCCCACCCTCGGCATAGGCCTGGGTGATCACCTCGGTAATCGAGCGGGTGAGCTGGTTCAGGGGCTTGCGCAGCACATGGGCCGAACGCTCGCCCAGCCACTCCGGGGCCGAGACCGGCTCAAAGAAGTAGCCCAGGTCGAGTTCGTCAGTATGGCTTTCCTGCAAAAGCAGGTCGCTGCGACCCACCAGCTCGCGCAGGCTGCCGGCCCCCAGGGCTGCCACCAGCCGCCGCAGCTCCTGGCCCTTGGCCCCAAAAAAGGTGGTGAGCTGCTCCACGGCCCGCTCGAGCTCTTGCGGCACAAAGCGCTTGAGCCCGTGGGCCTGGGCCTGTTCCACGGTTTCAATCTGGGTGGCGATGCCCACGTGGCAGGTGTCCATCTGGCACTGGCGGCAGATGGTACAGCCAATCGCCACCATGGCCATGGTCGCCATGCCCACCCGGTCGGCGCCCAGCAGCACCATGCGGAGGGTGTCGTAGGCGGTTTTGAGGCCGCCATCGGCCCAGATTTCGACCCGGTCGCGCATACCCGCCCGCACCAGCGCCCGATGGGCCCGGCGCACCCCAATCTCCACCGGCAGACCGGCGTACTTGAGGGCGTGCCAGCGGGCCGCCCCGGTGCCCCCTTCGAAGCCCGACAAGGCGATGACATCGGCCCCGGCCTTGGCGATACCCACCGCAATGGTACCGATACCCGGGATCACCGGCACCTTGACCGAGACCTTGGCCTTGGGGTTGACGGTTTTGAGCTCCTCGATGAGCTGGGCCAGGTCTTCGATGGAGTAGAGGTCGTGGTTGTTGGAGGGTGAGATGAGGTCTACGCCCGGTACCGCGTTGCGGGCTGCGGCCACCTTAGCGGTAACTTTTTTGCCGGGCAGGTGGCCCCCTTCACCGGGCTTAGCCCCCTGGCCGATCTTGATCTCGATGAAGCCCGCCGAGTTGAGCATGTAGGCGTGCGCCCCAAAACGGCCCGAGGCCACCTGCTGGCCGCGCCAGTGGGTGTACTTGCCCAGCATATCGGGGATTTCGCCACCCTCGCCGTTGATGCAGACCATATTGAGCTTTTTGGCGGCCTCGATGTAGGCCCGGAAGCTGGCCTCACCCTGGGAGCCGAAGCTCATGGCGGTGATCACAAAGGGCAGCGAGTGTCCACCCACGCTCAGGTCTACTTCTTCGGGGTTGACCCCAGACTTGCCCGGGAACTTAATCCCCAGCAGCTGCCGGGCCGCCACCGGTGATTCGCGCTCGAGCCCCCGTACTTTTTCCTGGAAGTGCTCGTAGGGCGACTGGCCCGAGGAGACATCCATGGCCGCCTTGAAGATGCGGGAGTTGAAGCGGAAGTCCTTGGCCGGAACTACTTTCTCGGCGTTGAGCAGGTTGAGCCGCTCCAGCAGGGTGCGCTCGAGCTCCAGCAGGCCATAGCCCGCCCGCTCGGAACCCAAAAAGTTGCGGATGCCAAAGTACTCGGCCAGCTCGGGCTTGAGACCAATGGCGCTGAAGATGCGCCCATAGCCCCGCACCTCGTGGATGCCCATGGTGGAGATCACCTTCTCCAGGCCCTTCTTGAGGCCCTCGAGCAGGTTCTGCAAACCCAGCGTACCCTTGGACGCCTGGGCTTTGTGCTGCATCAGCCAGGGGGCCACCGCATCAGCCCCCAGCCCCAGACAGACCGCCAGGTCGTGCAGGTTGCGCACCCCGCCCGAGTGCACCAGCACCGAGGTGCGCCGGCGCAATGAGATTCCTTCCTCGTCGCGGGTCTCCTCCAGGGCCCGGCCCACCGCTGCTAAAGCCAGGTACACGTCCAGCCAGACGCCCCCTTCAAAAGCCCCCCGATCCGAGAGCACCAGGAGCTCCGCACCGCCGCGAACCGCTTCAATCGCTGCCTCCTGGAGGCGCTTAAGCCCGGCGGCGATTCCTTCCTCTACCGAAAACTGCAACGGCAAAACAGCGTGCTGGAAGCGGCGCAGGGCCTCCTCGTAGGTCAGGGTACCGTGCTTCTGGGCGATGGCCCCCAGCGAGGGCGCGGTCTCCTCGAGCAGCAGCGGCACCACCAGCTCTTCCACGTGGCCCGCCCCGCGCCCATCGGGCAACGGGCGGCGGCCCAGGATGCTGCGGGTGGAGAAGTGCTCGATCTCGCGCTCGCGGTCAATGGCCGGGTTGGTCACCACCGCCACGGTTTCCTTGAAGAACTCCGAGAGGTTGGGTTTCTCGGGGTTCAAGGCGGCGATGGGGCCGTCGTAGCCCAGCGAGCCGATGGGCTCGTTGCCGTTTTCGGCCAGGGCCTCGAGGTAGCCCGCATCCCAGCGATCCCAGCCGTAGGCCCGCTCGAGGTTCAGCGAGGGCGGGGCAGGCCTGTCCTCCACCTGGGCCTCGCCACCCCCTGCCAGCGGGGGCACCGCGGTGTAGCGGGGCCCGGCCAGGTGGGCGGCGTAACCCTCGAGGTGGTGGGACTTGGTCAGGATGCGCTCGAGCACCAGCCGCTGGTGGCGGTCGAAGGGGAAGAGCCGGGCCCCGTCGGGGGTCAGGCGCAGGTACATCTTCTCGCCAGGAGCAAAAGGGCGCGGCTCCGAGACAAACTCCTCTACGGTAAACACCCCCCGCTCCGAACTAAAAACGTACTCCGACTCGGTCTCAACAAACCACAAAGGACGCAACCCCATGGCATCGGTGGCAAACACCGCCTCCTCGCGGTGGCGGGTCACCAGGGCCGCGGGGCCCTGGGCCAGCGGACCAAAACGCTGGCGCAGGTTCATGTACAGATCCTGCAAGGCCGGGGAGTAGTTCTTAATCTCACCCAGGATGGGAGGGAAAGCCACATCCATGGCTTCCGGCAAGGAAAGGCCAAAGCGGTAAAGCAAGCCCTCCAGAATCCGGTTCAGATCCTGCGAGTCGGAGCCGCCGGTGAGCGGGATGCCCAGAAAGCGCCCCTCGCGCCGCAGACGCTCGATGGTGTTGATCTCGCCGTTGTGGCCCAGGAGGCCAAAGGGCTGCACCGCCTCGAAGGTGGACATGGTGTTGGTGGAGTAGCGGTTGTGGCCCAGGGTGATGGTGGACTTGTACTCGGCCCGGGAGAGCTCCGGAAAGTAGCGCTTGAGAATCTCGGCCGAGCCGCGCACCTTGTAAACCACGGTGGCGGTGGAGAGGGAGACCACGTGCACCGGGAAGCGCTGCTCGAGCAAGAGGCCCAGCTCCCACAGGGGGCCGTCACCGTCGGTGGAGAGGCCTGCCACCTGGTAGAAAAGCGGCTCGGTGCGCCTGCCCACCGGCCCCAGCACCCGGCTGTTGGTCTCCCCTTTGCGCTCCAGAAGGAGCTTGATGCCCCGCTTGGAGCCCTCTACCCGGAACAGGTCGAACAGCTCCTGAATGCGCGCCCCCTCGGACTTGGGGATAAACAGGTGTCCCACAAAAAAGCGGGGGTTCTGCGCCAGGTTGCTGTCCAGACCCGCCTCATAGAGGTAGCCGGCCCAGAGCTCACGCGGTAGGTCGGTCTGGATACCTGTGCCATCGCCTTCCCCCCGAATCAAACCGGCCCGGTGCGCCATCCTGTAGAGGCTTTCGATGGTGCGTTGCACGTTGGCGTGACTTGGACGTGCACTTTTCTCGACGATGGCGATAATTCCGCAAGCGTCGTGACCATTTGGTATACCAGGGTATGCCTCACTAAATCTCATCCAACAGACCTCCGGGTTCGCACATGATGTAGGGGGAAGTCTTCGCAAACTTATGCGAAGATTTGAAGCAGTATACGAATCCCTCTTGCTTGCGTCAATACAATAGGCGCTGCGGAAATCTACAATATAGAGGTTCAAAAACCCAGACGTCGACAGCCTGGTACATAGGCCCTGGCGGGCTGCAGCAAACCCCTCAACAATCCCAACAAGGACGCATTTTCTTGACACTGCCTTACCTTTACTTCTACAATGCAAGCAGGCCGATAGCGCCCGTGGTGTAGTCGAACCCCCTTGGGGTAAAAGTGGGGCCGAGCATGGAACACAGCCAGCAGCTTTCGTATATTTGAGTAAAGGTTCCTACCCGAATCCGTGGACGGTGTACTAGGAGGTTTTGTGGAAACGCTGCGTGTATCCGGCAAGTCACGTCCCAACTCAGTGGCCGGCGCGATCGCTGCGCTATTGCGCTCCCAGAGTGAGGTTGAGGTGCAGGCCATCGGCCCCGAGGCGGTTAACCAGGCGGTCAAGGCCATCGCAATTGCCAGGGGTTACATCGCCCCTGACAACCTCGATTTGATAGTAAAACCGGCTTTTGTTAAGCTAGAGCTCGAGAGCGAAGAGCGCACTGCACTTCGCTTCACCGTACGCAGTCAACCCTTGCAACCGTAGCCCTCAACTCGATGAACCCAGCCTTCCAACCGATGCTTGGGTGGGTTGCGGTAGCAGACCGTTAGCAAGTAACCCAAGTCTCAGAGAGCCCATAGGGAATCTGATACCTTGTACGTATAGGAGGGAGGAATGACCATAACGTTCGTACTGATGATTGCGGTTTTTGTAGCCACGCTGTTCATACAGTTCTGGCTCCAGCGCACCTATGCCCGTTATAGCCGGGTCGCCAACAGCCGGGGGGTGACGGGAGAACAGGTTGCCCGCGCCATCCTGGATGCTTACGGCTTGCATAACGTTCGGGTCGAGATGGTACCAGGGGCCCTGACCGACCACTACGACCCCATCGCCAAGGCTGTGCGTCTGTCGGAGCCTAACTTTCACTCGCCTTCAGCGGCGGCGCTGGCCGTGGCCGCCCACGAGGTGGGGCATGCTATCCAGGACGCCAAAAGCTACGCCTGGTTGCGGGTGCGGCACAGCATCCTGCCGGTTGCCAATATCGGCAGCATGTTTGGCCCCTGGATTTTCATTCTGGGTATGTTCATGGGCGCAACTGGGCTGATGAACATTGGTATCTGGCTCTTTGCAGCGGCCGCGCTGTTCCAGCTCGTAACCCTGCCGGTGGAGTTCGACGCCTCCAACCGGGCCCTGAACATCCTCAAAAAGATGAACTTCCTCGACAAAAGCGAGATGGATGGCGCCCGGGCCGTTCTGACGGCGGCGGCCATGACCTACGTGGCGGCTCTAGCCAACTCGCTGGCTACCATTTTGCACTATGTAGCGATCATGACCTCGCAGCGCGAGTAGGCTGCTCCAGGCGAAAAGGCCCCGCGTACGCGGGGCCTTTTCGCTTTAGGTTCCCACTTTCCACTTGGGGCCTTCGCGGGTATCCTCGACCACTACCCCCAGTTCGATCAGGCGCTCACGAATGCGATCTGAAAGGGCAAAATTGCGGTTCCGGCGGGCCTCTTCACGTATCTCGAGCAGCAGGTTGACCAGTCCATCCAGCAAGGCACCGCCCAGTTGATGCTCCAACACCCGCGCAGGAAACAGCCCCAGCACCCCCTCGCCCAATTCGGCAAAGACCTGTTCCGCTGCCTGCAGGCTCTCCCGGCCTGGCCGCTCGGTTAGGGCTTTATTAAGCTCGGTGACGAAGTTGAAGAAAGCGGCAATGGCCTGGGCGGTGTTCAGGTCGTCGTTCAGGGCGTTGGCAAAGTCTTTACGAAGATTCTCGATGGCCCGATCCAGCCCCGCGTGCCGGCCTGCAGGGGCGTTGTGCAGCAAGCGGCGCACCTCGCGGTAGGCGTTCAGCAGGCGCAGGTAGCCGTTCTTGGCGGCCTCGAGGCCCTCGTCGGTAAAATCCAGCACGCTGCGGTAGTGGCTATTCAGCAGGTAAAAGCGGATGTACATGGGCTCGTAGCGGGCCCGGAGCTCGGCCAGGGTAATCAGATTGCCGGTGCTCTTGGCCATTTTCTGCCCGTTCAAGAGCACGTGGTAGTGGTGCATCCAGTAGCGGGCAAAAGGATGCCCGGCGGCCTCGGCCTGGGCAATTTCGGCCTCGTGGTGGGGGAACTGCAAGTCCACGCCGCCGGCGTGAATATCGAAGCCGTCGCCCAGGTACTTGAGGCTCATGGCCGAGCATTCGATGTGCCAGCCCGGAAAGCCCTCCCCCCAGGGCGAGTTCCAGCGCATGATGTGCTCGGGCTCGGCCCGCTTCCACAGGGCAAAGTCGCGGGGGTCTTCCTTCTCTTCGCGCACCTCGACCCGCGCCCCGGCCTCCTGTTCTTCGATATCGCGGTTGGAGAGTTTGCCGAAGGCGGGCCAGCTTTTCACCCGAAAGTAGACCGAGCCGTTGACCACATAGGCGTGCCCCCGCTCGAGCAGGGCCTCGGTCAGCTCGATTTGCTCGGGGATGTGCCCGGCCGCCCGGGGGGTGATGTCGGGGCGGAGTACGTTCAGGGCCTGCATCTCGTCGAAGTAGCTCCACATGTATTTTTCAGCCACTTCCATGGGCTCGAGGCGCTCGAGCTTGGCGCGCCGCAGGATTTTGTCTTCGCCCTGGTCGGCGTCGTCGGTCAGGTGGCCCACATCGGTGATGTTGGAGACGAAGCGCACCTTATAGCCCTGGTAGCGCAACCAGCGGCGCAGCACGTCGTAGACGATGGGGCCGCGGGCGTGCCCCAGGTGCGGGTCGGAGTAGACTGTGGGGCCGCAGACATAAATGCCCACGTAGCCCGGCGTGGCGGGCACAAAGGGCTCTTTTTGGCGTTTGAGGGTGTTGTAGATTTGCAAGGGCATCCGGATCTCCTAAGCGACAAACAGCTTGCAGGCAGCAGGCCTAAGAAAAACGCCGGGCTGGTGGCACACGGCACACCATGACCCCGGCGGGATCGTCTGCTTAACATCGGAGAGCAAACATAGCTGGAGTATAGCACCTCAAGCCGCGGTGCAGCGCTCCTTGAGGCCGCGCAGTAGATCGTCGACGTTTTCTTGCATGAGCTTTTTGACCAGTTTTTGCAGCAAGCCGCCAAAGATGGGGATGTTGAGTTCGTACTCGAGCTTCAGCACCGCCCGGGTGCCCTCCCCCTCGGGCAGGAAGGTCCAGGAGCCCCGGTAGACATCAAAGTCGCCCTCTTTGCTGTCGAACTCGTTGCGCAGCTCGGCGTCGAACCAGCGCTCCTCCTCGATCCAGTGCACCTTTTTGCCCATCGCCACGGCCACGAAGCGGGTGCGCGAGGTGCTGCCGTGGTCTTCCAGCACCTCGAGGGTCTCCACGTCCTTGAGGTAGGGCTTAAGGCCGGCCAGGTCGCGCGCGGCGGCATAGACTTCCTTGGGAGGTTTGGGGATGTAGAGTTCGGAGATCACTTCTGGCATAGCGCTAGTTTAGAAACTGTTGTAAAAGTCCGCAATACTGGAAGGGTGATGCCTACACGTAGATTTTACCCCAGCGACCTCTCGGACGCAGAGTGGGCCTTGCTGGAACCCTTGATCCCCGCCCCCAAGCCCGGCGGCCGACCCGCCAAGGTGCCCAGAAGGGAAATAGTGAACGCCATACTCTACGTCCTGGAAAACGGCATCAAGTGGCGGGCTATGCCCCATGACCTGCCCCACTGGTCTACGGTCTACCACTACTTCCGCAAGTGGCAGAAGGAGGGGGTATGGGAGAGAGCCGTCCAAACCCTGGCCCGCCGGGACCGGGAACGAGAAGGGAGGTATGCTTCCCCCAGCGCCTTGGTCCTAGACAGCCAGTCCGTCAAGACCACGGAAAAAGGGGGCCCCGGGGAAACGACGGGGCAAAGAAAGTAAAAGGGAGGAAACGGCAGATTCTGACGGACACCGGGGGGCGTCTTTTGAAGGCCTTTGTCCATCCGGCTAACGAGCACGACAAGAGGGGTGGGCAGGCCTTGCTTTTGGGGATGGACCTTTCCTTGTGGCCCCGGGTGCGCAAGCTTTTCGTGGACTGGGGGTACCGGGGTCTTGCGGGACTGGCTTCCTCCCTGGGGTTGGAGATGGAGGTGGTGGCTCGTCCCTACGCGGGGGTGCGAGGGGTCTGGGTGCGGGAAGGAGAGGAGACGCCGGAGATTCCGCGGGAGAGTGGGTTCAAGCCTTTGCCCAAGCGGTGGGTGGTGGAGCGGACCTTTGCCTGGCTGGGGCGGAACCGACGGTTGGGGAAGGATTACGAGTACCATCCTGAGGCAACGGAGGCCTGGATGTACTTGGGCATGATACGCTTACTGGTGAAGCGGCTGGCCAGGGCCGCGTAGCCTCTCGTGGAGGGCTTTTACGACAGCCTCTTATATGAAATCCTTTTGATTCATTCCCCTAACATCCCCCCGGCCACCAGTGAAATAGGGTGTAGCTCTGGATAAGCGCGGGCTGGGTTTGTAGGTAAGCGCACCGGGCTTCCACCTTGGCCCACAGCTCCTCTTCATCCTGCACCTGCCCATTGGCCACGACCGCGTCGATGAGCCCCCAGACTCGTTCTACCGGCTGCAACTCGGGCGAGTAGGATGGCAGATAACACAGCCCCAAGCCCCTGGCTGGCTCCACCCGCCCCGAGGTGTGCCAGCCAGCCTGATCCAGCACCACCAGTACCAGCTTGCCCGCCCCCGCCCCCCGTAGCCGGGCAAAGGCCTCCAACACCAACTGGAACCCCTCCACCGAGACCGAGGGCAGCAGCCAGTACTCGCTTTCCCCCGTACCCGGCCTTATGAAGGCGTACACATACAGCCAGCGATAGCGGGGCCGCTCCTGCGCTAGCGGCGTCCTCCCTCGCAAGGCCCATACCCGTCGGCGGATGGGCTTCAGCCCTATTCGGTGCTCATCAAAGCCCCACACCTCCAACTCCAGTTCAGGAAAGAGCAGCCTGAACAGGAAAACCATCAGAAAGAGCTTTTTTTGAAAGCCTCCTGCCGCTTCGCATCCGCCTCCCGGTGGCGCGGCCGGGGGCGCAGCGGGGCCAGGCCCAGGCGACGCATCCAGTACCAGGCCCGCCGCCCATCCACCGGACGTCCCAGCCTTTCAGCCAGCCACTCCGCCGCGTGGCGTATGCTCCAAAGCCCGTCCCTGGGATGGGGCTGGAGGAGGGCCTGGCGGAAGGGTTCCTGGAGTTCGGGCGGTACGAGGGGGGCCCGGCCTTTGTTCTCGTGCCGCAGATTCTTCATAGGCAGGCCCTGATTGTAGCGGTGGATCACCTGACGCACCCAGCGATCGGTATAGCCCAGATTCCTGGCTACCTCGGGGATGCTCTGACCCCTGGCCAGCAGCCAGAGAGCGTGCCAGCGGGCGCGTTCGGTCTGGTCTTGGGACTCCCGGTAGAGGGCGTGGAGGTGATCCGGATGGTGTCGCAGTTGGAGTTCCAACCGGGGGCGGCGCTGATGTTGGGCCAGTTGCATGGCTCCATTTTAGTAGAAAGAGTCTTGGAGATTTCTTATGAGTTCTCATTGATGAGGAACGGGCGGTATGCGGGAGGCTACAATAAAGCTGATGAAACGATTGCTGCTTCTCACCATGGCCGCTTTACTGCTCGGTACCAGCTGCAACAACCGCCCCGCTGCCCCGCCGCCCCCGCCGGTGATCGATCCGCCCACGGACGGGCCGCTGGTCTTCAAGTACGACGCGGCGGAGGGGTATCTGGACTACTGGTATAAGGACAATGCGTTCGGCATTGGGCTCCATACCTACGTGGAGGGCCTGGATGGCAGCTGGCGGGTCATGACCCTGCCCACCCTGCCTTACGATAACAAGGTCGCCCCCGCCTTCTACCGCGTGCAGGGCCTGGTCACCACCGAGGGCTACCTGGTGCACTACGGGCTGGACCAGACGCTCAACAAGATCTACGGCGGGCGCAAGTTCCGCTGGAAGTACCGCTTCAAGCTGCACACCCAGGAGAACCCCTGGCGCTTCGAGGCCCCCAT containing:
- a CDS encoding zinc metallopeptidase codes for the protein MTITFVLMIAVFVATLFIQFWLQRTYARYSRVANSRGVTGEQVARAILDAYGLHNVRVEMVPGALTDHYDPIAKAVRLSEPNFHSPSAAALAVAAHEVGHAIQDAKSYAWLRVRHSILPVANIGSMFGPWIFILGMFMGATGLMNIGIWLFAAAALFQLVTLPVEFDASNRALNILKKMNFLDKSEMDGARAVLTAAAMTYVAALANSLATILHYVAIMTSQRE
- the cysS gene encoding cysteine--tRNA ligase is translated as MPLQIYNTLKRQKEPFVPATPGYVGIYVCGPTVYSDPHLGHARGPIVYDVLRRWLRYQGYKVRFVSNITDVGHLTDDADQGEDKILRRAKLERLEPMEVAEKYMWSYFDEMQALNVLRPDITPRAAGHIPEQIELTEALLERGHAYVVNGSVYFRVKSWPAFGKLSNRDIEEQEAGARVEVREEKEDPRDFALWKRAEPEHIMRWNSPWGEGFPGWHIECSAMSLKYLGDGFDIHAGGVDLQFPHHEAEIAQAEAAGHPFARYWMHHYHVLLNGQKMAKSTGNLITLAELRARYEPMYIRFYLLNSHYRSVLDFTDEGLEAAKNGYLRLLNAYREVRRLLHNAPAGRHAGLDRAIENLRKDFANALNDDLNTAQAIAAFFNFVTELNKALTERPGRESLQAAEQVFAELGEGVLGLFPARVLEHQLGGALLDGLVNLLLEIREEARRNRNFALSDRIRERLIELGVVVEDTREGPKWKVGT
- a CDS encoding stage V sporulation protein S; the protein is METLRVSGKSRPNSVAGAIAALLRSQSEVEVQAIGPEAVNQAVKAIAIARGYIAPDNLDLIVKPAFVKLELESEERTALRFTVRSQPLQP
- a CDS encoding glutamate synthase-related protein, which gives rise to MRFSEAYPGIPNGHDACGIIAIVEKSARPSHANVQRTIESLYRMAHRAGLIRGEGDGTGIQTDLPRELWAGYLYEAGLDSNLAQNPRFFVGHLFIPKSEGARIQELFDLFRVEGSKRGIKLLLERKGETNSRVLGPVGRRTEPLFYQVAGLSTDGDGPLWELGLLLEQRFPVHVVSLSTATVVYKVRGSAEILKRYFPELSRAEYKSTITLGHNRYSTNTMSTFEAVQPFGLLGHNGEINTIERLRREGRFLGIPLTGGSDSQDLNRILEGLLYRFGLSLPEAMDVAFPPILGEIKNYSPALQDLYMNLRQRFGPLAQGPAALVTRHREEAVFATDAMGLRPLWFVETESEYVFSSERGVFTVEEFVSEPRPFAPGEKMYLRLTPDGARLFPFDRHQRLVLERILTKSHHLEGYAAHLAGPRYTAVPPLAGGGEAQVEDRPAPPSLNLERAYGWDRWDAGYLEALAENGNEPIGSLGYDGPIAALNPEKPNLSEFFKETVAVVTNPAIDREREIEHFSTRSILGRRPLPDGRGAGHVEELVVPLLLEETAPSLGAIAQKHGTLTYEEALRRFQHAVLPLQFSVEEGIAAGLKRLQEAAIEAVRGGAELLVLSDRGAFEGGVWLDVYLALAAVGRALEETRDEEGISLRRRTSVLVHSGGVRNLHDLAVCLGLGADAVAPWLMQHKAQASKGTLGLQNLLEGLKKGLEKVISTMGIHEVRGYGRIFSAIGLKPELAEYFGIRNFLGSERAGYGLLELERTLLERLNLLNAEKVVPAKDFRFNSRIFKAAMDVSSGQSPYEHFQEKVRGLERESPVAARQLLGIKFPGKSGVNPEEVDLSVGGHSLPFVITAMSFGSQGEASFRAYIEAAKKLNMVCINGEGGEIPDMLGKYTHWRGQQVASGRFGAHAYMLNSAGFIEIKIGQGAKPGEGGHLPGKKVTAKVAAARNAVPGVDLISPSNNHDLYSIEDLAQLIEELKTVNPKAKVSVKVPVIPGIGTIAVGIAKAGADVIALSGFEGGTGAARWHALKYAGLPVEIGVRRAHRALVRAGMRDRVEIWADGGLKTAYDTLRMVLLGADRVGMATMAMVAIGCTICRQCQMDTCHVGIATQIETVEQAQAHGLKRFVPQELERAVEQLTTFFGAKGQELRRLVAALGAGSLRELVGRSDLLLQESHTDELDLGYFFEPVSAPEWLGERSAHVLRKPLNQLTRSITEVITQAYAEGGRELLFQEGPVGSTDRALGTHLAGEIARRRLYGKGWDAKVEIRFDAGSVAGNGVAAFNVEGIEIVVEGGAQDGIAKNAYGGKVAILKGRNPFGQYVDGSVGKSFAYGAIGGLLIVEGQADSRFCIRLSGADVVLAGEPDRPVQDELGNIAARAQAKGFAFEYMTRGRAVVLGDPGPWICSGMTGGRVYLRYWPEMGLNEEAMQRRLAKGARVVIQKLDERGIADVRELMSAYLDALRAAEREDKAERLLRLLADPAAHFRMVLPVNQQVAQEVSTE
- a CDS encoding type II toxin-antitoxin system RatA family toxin; translated protein: MPEVISELYIPKPPKEVYAAARDLAGLKPYLKDVETLEVLEDHGSTSRTRFVAVAMGKKVHWIEEERWFDAELRNEFDSKEGDFDVYRGSWTFLPEGEGTRAVLKLEYELNIPIFGGLLQKLVKKLMQENVDDLLRGLKERCTAA
- a CDS encoding IS630 family transposase, encoding MVFLFRLLFPELELEVWGFDEHRIGLKPIRRRVWALRGRTPLAQERPRYRWLYVYAFIRPGTGESEYWLLPSVSVEGFQLVLEAFARLRGAGAGKLVLVVLDQAGWHTSGRVEPARGLGLCYLPSYSPELQPVERVWGLIDAVVANGQVQDEEELWAKVEARCAYLQTQPALIQSYTLFHWWPGGC
- a CDS encoding winged helix-turn-helix domain-containing protein; the protein is MQLAQHQRRPRLELQLRHHPDHLHALYRESQDQTERARWHALWLLARGQSIPEVARNLGYTDRWVRQVIHRYNQGLPMKNLRHENKGRAPLVPPELQEPFRQALLQPHPRDGLWSIRHAAEWLAERLGRPVDGRRAWYWMRRLGLAPLRPRPRHREADAKRQEAFKKSSF
- a CDS encoding protoglobin domain-containing protein; the protein is MEAGVLLDKLLRRTGLLELHIQTLRKLEPLMAPMASEIALAFYDYLGRDEEMRAILWEVPGRVERLYQSFADWYRGLFCGRYDAEYAEKRARIGLVHAAVGVKPSFIMPAFGIVQELSLEHLRNTLRSPEVLSAVEAFEKIMAIEAAIMQDSYMQAMACGYRLGAAADQEQALVVGARAILEKAN
- a CDS encoding IS5 family transposase (programmed frameshift); its protein translation is MPTRRFYPSDLSDAEWALLEPLIPAPKPGGRPAKVPRREIVNAILYVLENGIKWRAMPHDLPHWSTVYHYFRKWQKEGVWERAVQTLARRDREREGRYASPSALVLDSQSVKTTEKGGPGGNDGAKKVKGRKRQILTDTGGRLLKAFVHPANEHDKRGGQALLLGMDLSLWPRVRKLFVDWGYRGLAGLASSLGLEMEVVARPYAGVRGVWVREGEETPEIPRESGFKPLPKRWVVERTFAWLGRNRRLGKDYEYHPEATEAWMYLGMIRLLVKRLARAA